A genomic stretch from Narcine bancroftii isolate sNarBan1 chromosome 9, sNarBan1.hap1, whole genome shotgun sequence includes:
- the daw1 gene encoding dynein assembly factor with WD repeat domains 1 isoform X5, translating to MRQGIILEYEKGGETRSKSIDLLDLTPVADTDVVVHEIQRIEPLVTASRTEQVKQLVKRLQEKLSQPDDHKFYLFKVLRAHILPLTNVAFNKSGSRFITGSYDRTCKVWDTISGEELLTLEGHRNVVYAIAFNNPFGDKIATGSFDKACKLWNSETGKCYHTFRGHTAEIVCLSFNPQSSLVATGSMDTTAKLWDIQTGEESVTLTGHSAEIISLSFNTTGDKIITGSFDHTVSVWDVGSGRRMHTLIGHRGEISSALFNWDCSLIATGSMDKTCTMWDANSGKCVATLSGHEDEVLDVCFDYTGQLIATASADGTARVYSASSRKCMMKLEGHEGEISKICFNPQGSRILTGSSDKTARLWDPRTGQCLQVLEGHTDEIFSCAFNYEGNTVITGSKDNTCRIWR from the exons ATGAGGCAGG gaaTTATTTTGGAATATGAAAAAGGAGGGGAAACGAGGAGCAAATCCATTGATCTGCTTGACTTGACTCCAGT TGCAGACACAGATGTTGTAGTTCATGAAATTCAAAGGATTGAGCCACTTGTCACTGCATCTCGCACAGAACAGGTGAAGCAACTGGTCAAAAGGCTCCAGGAAAAGCTCAGTCAACCGGATGATCACAAATTCTATCTTTTTAAG GTACTTCGGGCACATATATTGCCACTGACAAATGTTGCATTTAACAAGTCTGGCTCAAG ATTTATCACAGGAAGCTATGATAGGACTTGTAAAGTATGGGATACCATCTCAGGAGAAGAGCTGCTCACTCTTGAGGGTCATAGAAATGTGGTGTATGCCATTGCATTCAACAATCCTTTTGG agaCAAGATTGCAACTGGCTCATTTGATAAAGCCTGTAAATTATGGAACTCCGAAACAGGCAAATGTTATCATACGTTTCGTGGACACACTGCAGAGATT GTATGCTTATCATTTAATCCTCAAAGTTCCCTAGTTGCTACTGGTAGTATGGACACTACAGCAAAGCTCTGGGACATACAAACTGGGGAAGAATCTGTGACTCTTACA gGTCATTCAGCTGAAATCATCTCTTTGTCATTTAATACAACAGGAGATAAGATAATAACAGGCTCCTTTGACCATACAGTTTCTGTATGGGATGTGGGATCTGGCAG GAGAATGCATACCTTGATTGGCCATCGAGGAGAAATCAGCAGTGCACTGTTTAATTGGGACTGTTCACTTATTGCAACTGGATCGATGGACAAAACTTGCACA ATGTGGGACGCAAATAGTGGGAAGTGCGTGGCAACTTTGTCTGGGCATGAAGATGAAGTACTTGATGTTTGTTTTGATTACACAGGGCAACTTATAGCAACTGCATCAGCCGATG GTACTGCAAGAGTTTACAGTGCATCCAGCCGCAAGTGTATGATGAAGCTAGAGGGTCATGAAGGAGAAATTTCTAAG ATTTGCTTCAATCCTCAGGGCAGTCGTATTCTTACAGGAAGTTCTGATAAGACTGCCAGGCTTTGGGATCCTCGCACAGGCCAATGCCTTCAGGTGCTAGAAGGTCACACTGATGAAATTTTCTCGTGTGCTTTTAACTATGAAGGAAATACCGTTATTACAG gaAGCAAGGATAACACTTGTAGGATATGGCGCTGA
- the daw1 gene encoding dynein assembly factor with WD repeat domains 1 isoform X4 has translation MKLKRFLLRYYPPGIILEYEKGGETRSKSIDLLDLTPVADTDVVVHEIQRIEPLVTASRTEQVKQLVKRLQEKLSQPDDHKFYLFKVLRAHILPLTNVAFNKSGSRFITGSYDRTCKVWDTISGEELLTLEGHRNVVYAIAFNNPFGDKIATGSFDKACKLWNSETGKCYHTFRGHTAEIVCLSFNPQSSLVATGSMDTTAKLWDIQTGEESVTLTGHSAEIISLSFNTTGDKIITGSFDHTVSVWDVGSGRRMHTLIGHRGEISSALFNWDCSLIATGSMDKTCTMWDANSGKCVATLSGHEDEVLDVCFDYTGQLIATASADGTARVYSASSRKCMMKLEGHEGEISKICFNPQGSRILTGSSDKTARLWDPRTGQCLQVLEGHTDEIFSCAFNYEGNTVITGSKDNTCRIWR, from the exons ATGAAACTGAAAAGGTTCCTCCTGCGCTATTACCCGCCAG gaaTTATTTTGGAATATGAAAAAGGAGGGGAAACGAGGAGCAAATCCATTGATCTGCTTGACTTGACTCCAGT TGCAGACACAGATGTTGTAGTTCATGAAATTCAAAGGATTGAGCCACTTGTCACTGCATCTCGCACAGAACAGGTGAAGCAACTGGTCAAAAGGCTCCAGGAAAAGCTCAGTCAACCGGATGATCACAAATTCTATCTTTTTAAG GTACTTCGGGCACATATATTGCCACTGACAAATGTTGCATTTAACAAGTCTGGCTCAAG ATTTATCACAGGAAGCTATGATAGGACTTGTAAAGTATGGGATACCATCTCAGGAGAAGAGCTGCTCACTCTTGAGGGTCATAGAAATGTGGTGTATGCCATTGCATTCAACAATCCTTTTGG agaCAAGATTGCAACTGGCTCATTTGATAAAGCCTGTAAATTATGGAACTCCGAAACAGGCAAATGTTATCATACGTTTCGTGGACACACTGCAGAGATT GTATGCTTATCATTTAATCCTCAAAGTTCCCTAGTTGCTACTGGTAGTATGGACACTACAGCAAAGCTCTGGGACATACAAACTGGGGAAGAATCTGTGACTCTTACA gGTCATTCAGCTGAAATCATCTCTTTGTCATTTAATACAACAGGAGATAAGATAATAACAGGCTCCTTTGACCATACAGTTTCTGTATGGGATGTGGGATCTGGCAG GAGAATGCATACCTTGATTGGCCATCGAGGAGAAATCAGCAGTGCACTGTTTAATTGGGACTGTTCACTTATTGCAACTGGATCGATGGACAAAACTTGCACA ATGTGGGACGCAAATAGTGGGAAGTGCGTGGCAACTTTGTCTGGGCATGAAGATGAAGTACTTGATGTTTGTTTTGATTACACAGGGCAACTTATAGCAACTGCATCAGCCGATG GTACTGCAAGAGTTTACAGTGCATCCAGCCGCAAGTGTATGATGAAGCTAGAGGGTCATGAAGGAGAAATTTCTAAG ATTTGCTTCAATCCTCAGGGCAGTCGTATTCTTACAGGAAGTTCTGATAAGACTGCCAGGCTTTGGGATCCTCGCACAGGCCAATGCCTTCAGGTGCTAGAAGGTCACACTGATGAAATTTTCTCGTGTGCTTTTAACTATGAAGGAAATACCGTTATTACAG gaAGCAAGGATAACACTTGTAGGATATGGCGCTGA
- the daw1 gene encoding dynein assembly factor with WD repeat domains 1 isoform X2, whose amino-acid sequence MMRKEMLDSPSGDIIQQISWLLKQLIPAEKQRVTKWLEAGGENNCLLAPEPPGESINQTHLHPRGLRGGSGKRACATGTNQHGGPFRCWGNEGRTCRKMKLKRFLLRYYPPGIILEYEKGGETRSKSIDLLDLTPVADTDVVVHEIQRIEPLVTASRTEQVKQLVKRLQEKLSQPDDHKFYLFKVLRAHILPLTNVAFNKSGSRFITGSYDRTCKVWDTISGEELLTLEGHRNVVYAIAFNNPFGDKIATGSFDKACKLWNSETGKCYHTFRGHTAEIVCLSFNPQSSLVATGSMDTTAKLWDIQTGEESVTLTGHSAEIISLSFNTTGDKIITGSFDHTVSVWDVGSGRRMHTLIGHRGEISSALFNWDCSLIATGSMDKTCTMWDANSGKCVATLSGHEDEVLDVCFDYTGQLIATASADGTARVYSASSRKCMMKLEGHEGEISKDDRSSSIMPFKRLFHPLK is encoded by the exons ATGATGCGGAAAGAAATGTTAGATAGTCCCAGTGGGGATATTATACAACAAATCAGCTGGTTGCTAAAACAATTAATCCCTGCTGagaaacaaagagtcaccaaatGGTTGGAAGCAGGTGGGGAAAATAACTG TCTGTTGGCTCCAGAGCCACCAGGTGAAAGCATCAACCAGACTCACCTCCACCCACGTGGCCTCCGCGGCGGCTCTGGGAAGCGCGCATGCGCAACGGGAACCAATCAGCACGGTGGGCCATTTCGTTGTTGGGGCAACGAAGGACGCACTTGCAGAAAGATGAAACTGAAAAGGTTCCTCCTGCGCTATTACCCGCCAG gaaTTATTTTGGAATATGAAAAAGGAGGGGAAACGAGGAGCAAATCCATTGATCTGCTTGACTTGACTCCAGT TGCAGACACAGATGTTGTAGTTCATGAAATTCAAAGGATTGAGCCACTTGTCACTGCATCTCGCACAGAACAGGTGAAGCAACTGGTCAAAAGGCTCCAGGAAAAGCTCAGTCAACCGGATGATCACAAATTCTATCTTTTTAAG GTACTTCGGGCACATATATTGCCACTGACAAATGTTGCATTTAACAAGTCTGGCTCAAG ATTTATCACAGGAAGCTATGATAGGACTTGTAAAGTATGGGATACCATCTCAGGAGAAGAGCTGCTCACTCTTGAGGGTCATAGAAATGTGGTGTATGCCATTGCATTCAACAATCCTTTTGG agaCAAGATTGCAACTGGCTCATTTGATAAAGCCTGTAAATTATGGAACTCCGAAACAGGCAAATGTTATCATACGTTTCGTGGACACACTGCAGAGATT GTATGCTTATCATTTAATCCTCAAAGTTCCCTAGTTGCTACTGGTAGTATGGACACTACAGCAAAGCTCTGGGACATACAAACTGGGGAAGAATCTGTGACTCTTACA gGTCATTCAGCTGAAATCATCTCTTTGTCATTTAATACAACAGGAGATAAGATAATAACAGGCTCCTTTGACCATACAGTTTCTGTATGGGATGTGGGATCTGGCAG GAGAATGCATACCTTGATTGGCCATCGAGGAGAAATCAGCAGTGCACTGTTTAATTGGGACTGTTCACTTATTGCAACTGGATCGATGGACAAAACTTGCACA ATGTGGGACGCAAATAGTGGGAAGTGCGTGGCAACTTTGTCTGGGCATGAAGATGAAGTACTTGATGTTTGTTTTGATTACACAGGGCAACTTATAGCAACTGCATCAGCCGATG GTACTGCAAGAGTTTACAGTGCATCCAGCCGCAAGTGTATGATGAAGCTAGAGGGTCATGAAGGAGAAATTTCTAAG GATGATAGAAGCAGCTCAATAATGCCTTTCAAAAGATtgttccaccccctaaaatga
- the daw1 gene encoding dynein assembly factor with WD repeat domains 1 isoform X1, whose amino-acid sequence MMRKEMLDSPSGDIIQQISWLLKQLIPAEKQRVTKWLEAGGENNCLLAPEPPGESINQTHLHPRGLRGGSGKRACATGTNQHGGPFRCWGNEGRTCRKMKLKRFLLRYYPPGIILEYEKGGETRSKSIDLLDLTPVADTDVVVHEIQRIEPLVTASRTEQVKQLVKRLQEKLSQPDDHKFYLFKVLRAHILPLTNVAFNKSGSRFITGSYDRTCKVWDTISGEELLTLEGHRNVVYAIAFNNPFGDKIATGSFDKACKLWNSETGKCYHTFRGHTAEIVCLSFNPQSSLVATGSMDTTAKLWDIQTGEESVTLTGHSAEIISLSFNTTGDKIITGSFDHTVSVWDVGSGRRMHTLIGHRGEISSALFNWDCSLIATGSMDKTCTMWDANSGKCVATLSGHEDEVLDVCFDYTGQLIATASADGTARVYSASSRKCMMKLEGHEGEISKICFNPQGSRILTGSSDKTARLWDPRTGQCLQVLEGHTDEIFSCAFNYEGNTVITGSKDNTCRIWR is encoded by the exons ATGATGCGGAAAGAAATGTTAGATAGTCCCAGTGGGGATATTATACAACAAATCAGCTGGTTGCTAAAACAATTAATCCCTGCTGagaaacaaagagtcaccaaatGGTTGGAAGCAGGTGGGGAAAATAACTG TCTGTTGGCTCCAGAGCCACCAGGTGAAAGCATCAACCAGACTCACCTCCACCCACGTGGCCTCCGCGGCGGCTCTGGGAAGCGCGCATGCGCAACGGGAACCAATCAGCACGGTGGGCCATTTCGTTGTTGGGGCAACGAAGGACGCACTTGCAGAAAGATGAAACTGAAAAGGTTCCTCCTGCGCTATTACCCGCCAG gaaTTATTTTGGAATATGAAAAAGGAGGGGAAACGAGGAGCAAATCCATTGATCTGCTTGACTTGACTCCAGT TGCAGACACAGATGTTGTAGTTCATGAAATTCAAAGGATTGAGCCACTTGTCACTGCATCTCGCACAGAACAGGTGAAGCAACTGGTCAAAAGGCTCCAGGAAAAGCTCAGTCAACCGGATGATCACAAATTCTATCTTTTTAAG GTACTTCGGGCACATATATTGCCACTGACAAATGTTGCATTTAACAAGTCTGGCTCAAG ATTTATCACAGGAAGCTATGATAGGACTTGTAAAGTATGGGATACCATCTCAGGAGAAGAGCTGCTCACTCTTGAGGGTCATAGAAATGTGGTGTATGCCATTGCATTCAACAATCCTTTTGG agaCAAGATTGCAACTGGCTCATTTGATAAAGCCTGTAAATTATGGAACTCCGAAACAGGCAAATGTTATCATACGTTTCGTGGACACACTGCAGAGATT GTATGCTTATCATTTAATCCTCAAAGTTCCCTAGTTGCTACTGGTAGTATGGACACTACAGCAAAGCTCTGGGACATACAAACTGGGGAAGAATCTGTGACTCTTACA gGTCATTCAGCTGAAATCATCTCTTTGTCATTTAATACAACAGGAGATAAGATAATAACAGGCTCCTTTGACCATACAGTTTCTGTATGGGATGTGGGATCTGGCAG GAGAATGCATACCTTGATTGGCCATCGAGGAGAAATCAGCAGTGCACTGTTTAATTGGGACTGTTCACTTATTGCAACTGGATCGATGGACAAAACTTGCACA ATGTGGGACGCAAATAGTGGGAAGTGCGTGGCAACTTTGTCTGGGCATGAAGATGAAGTACTTGATGTTTGTTTTGATTACACAGGGCAACTTATAGCAACTGCATCAGCCGATG GTACTGCAAGAGTTTACAGTGCATCCAGCCGCAAGTGTATGATGAAGCTAGAGGGTCATGAAGGAGAAATTTCTAAG ATTTGCTTCAATCCTCAGGGCAGTCGTATTCTTACAGGAAGTTCTGATAAGACTGCCAGGCTTTGGGATCCTCGCACAGGCCAATGCCTTCAGGTGCTAGAAGGTCACACTGATGAAATTTTCTCGTGTGCTTTTAACTATGAAGGAAATACCGTTATTACAG gaAGCAAGGATAACACTTGTAGGATATGGCGCTGA
- the daw1 gene encoding dynein assembly factor with WD repeat domains 1 isoform X3, with protein sequence MMRKEMLDSPSGDIIQQISWLLKQLIPAEKQRVTKWLEAGGENNCLLAPEPPGESINQTHLHPRGLRGGSGKRACATGTNQHGGPFRCWGNEGRTCRKMKLKRFLLRYYPPGIILEYEKGGETRSKSIDLLDLTPVADTDVVVHEIQRIEPLVTASRTEQVKQLVKRLQEKLSQPDDHKFYLFKVLRAHILPLTNVAFNKSGSRFITGSYDRTCKVWDTISGEELLTLEGHRNVVYAIAFNNPFGDKIATGSFDKACKLWNSETGKCYHTFRGHTAEIVCLSFNPQSSLVATGSMDTTAKLWDIQTGEESVTLTGHSAEIISLSFNTTGDKIITGSFDHTVSVWDVGSGRRMHTLIGHRGEISSALFNWDCSLIATGSMDKTCTMWDANSGKCVATLSGHEDEVLDVCFDYTGQLIATASADGTARVYSASSRKCMMKLEGHEGEISKEARITLVGYGAE encoded by the exons ATGATGCGGAAAGAAATGTTAGATAGTCCCAGTGGGGATATTATACAACAAATCAGCTGGTTGCTAAAACAATTAATCCCTGCTGagaaacaaagagtcaccaaatGGTTGGAAGCAGGTGGGGAAAATAACTG TCTGTTGGCTCCAGAGCCACCAGGTGAAAGCATCAACCAGACTCACCTCCACCCACGTGGCCTCCGCGGCGGCTCTGGGAAGCGCGCATGCGCAACGGGAACCAATCAGCACGGTGGGCCATTTCGTTGTTGGGGCAACGAAGGACGCACTTGCAGAAAGATGAAACTGAAAAGGTTCCTCCTGCGCTATTACCCGCCAG gaaTTATTTTGGAATATGAAAAAGGAGGGGAAACGAGGAGCAAATCCATTGATCTGCTTGACTTGACTCCAGT TGCAGACACAGATGTTGTAGTTCATGAAATTCAAAGGATTGAGCCACTTGTCACTGCATCTCGCACAGAACAGGTGAAGCAACTGGTCAAAAGGCTCCAGGAAAAGCTCAGTCAACCGGATGATCACAAATTCTATCTTTTTAAG GTACTTCGGGCACATATATTGCCACTGACAAATGTTGCATTTAACAAGTCTGGCTCAAG ATTTATCACAGGAAGCTATGATAGGACTTGTAAAGTATGGGATACCATCTCAGGAGAAGAGCTGCTCACTCTTGAGGGTCATAGAAATGTGGTGTATGCCATTGCATTCAACAATCCTTTTGG agaCAAGATTGCAACTGGCTCATTTGATAAAGCCTGTAAATTATGGAACTCCGAAACAGGCAAATGTTATCATACGTTTCGTGGACACACTGCAGAGATT GTATGCTTATCATTTAATCCTCAAAGTTCCCTAGTTGCTACTGGTAGTATGGACACTACAGCAAAGCTCTGGGACATACAAACTGGGGAAGAATCTGTGACTCTTACA gGTCATTCAGCTGAAATCATCTCTTTGTCATTTAATACAACAGGAGATAAGATAATAACAGGCTCCTTTGACCATACAGTTTCTGTATGGGATGTGGGATCTGGCAG GAGAATGCATACCTTGATTGGCCATCGAGGAGAAATCAGCAGTGCACTGTTTAATTGGGACTGTTCACTTATTGCAACTGGATCGATGGACAAAACTTGCACA ATGTGGGACGCAAATAGTGGGAAGTGCGTGGCAACTTTGTCTGGGCATGAAGATGAAGTACTTGATGTTTGTTTTGATTACACAGGGCAACTTATAGCAACTGCATCAGCCGATG GTACTGCAAGAGTTTACAGTGCATCCAGCCGCAAGTGTATGATGAAGCTAGAGGGTCATGAAGGAGAAATTTCTAAG gaAGCAAGGATAACACTTGTAGGATATGGCGCTGAATGA